Proteins encoded by one window of Armatimonadota bacterium:
- a CDS encoding methionine synthase, giving the protein MISSHLLPTTTVGSFPKPPDLLAARRKYRRAQLDREALRDLERRATQEWIRRQEALRLDILVDGEQYRADMVTFFAEELDGFRIAGMVRAFGNRYYRKPVVVGPVGRRHPLVVEWFRFAQSLTAKPVKAVLTGPYTLAEWSFNEYYPQRRTLVLDLAWALGEEARDLVRAGARYIQIDEPAIHSRPEEDFELAREALTRITDGLEAYTIVHICYGDVARIYPDMLRLPVNQIDLALANTRYALLEVFRMHPFTRDVGLGVIDVLHPRIEPVEEVVGGIQRALKVFAPHQVSISPDCGLRTCTVEGAVAKLQVMVEAARIVRTMVP; this is encoded by the coding sequence ATGATCTCTTCACACCTCCTTCCCACCACCACCGTGGGGTCTTTCCCCAAACCCCCTGATCTCCTGGCGGCTCGGCGGAAGTACCGCCGCGCCCAGCTGGATCGGGAAGCCCTCCGGGATCTGGAGCGGCGGGCCACCCAGGAGTGGATCCGCCGACAGGAGGCGTTGAGACTGGACATCCTGGTGGACGGGGAACAGTACCGAGCGGACATGGTGACCTTCTTCGCGGAGGAGCTCGATGGGTTCCGGATCGCGGGGATGGTGCGGGCGTTCGGAAACCGGTACTACCGAAAGCCCGTGGTAGTCGGTCCCGTGGGGCGGCGGCATCCTCTCGTGGTGGAGTGGTTTCGGTTCGCCCAATCCCTGACCGCGAAGCCGGTAAAGGCGGTTCTCACGGGCCCCTACACCCTCGCGGAGTGGTCCTTCAACGAGTACTATCCACAGCGGCGGACCCTGGTCCTGGATCTTGCCTGGGCCCTCGGGGAGGAGGCCCGGGACCTGGTGCGCGCGGGAGCCCGGTACATCCAGATCGATGAACCCGCCATCCACAGTCGGCCCGAGGAGGACTTCGAACTCGCCCGTGAGGCCTTGACGAGGATCACGGACGGTCTGGAGGCCTACACCATTGTGCACATCTGCTACGGGGACGTGGCGAGGATCTATCCCGACATGTTGCGGTTGCCCGTGAACCAGATCGACCTGGCCCTTGCCAACACGCGGTACGCCCTGCTGGAGGTGTTCCGGATGCATCCCTTCACCCGGGATGTGGGGCTCGGCGTGATCGACGTGCTCCACCCCCGAATCGAGCCCGTGGAGGAGGTGGTGGGAGGGATCCAGCGCGCCCTGAAGGTCTTCGCACCGCATCAGGTGTCCATCTCGCCCGACTGCGGCCTGCGGACGTGCACCGTGGAGGGGGCCGTGGCGAAGCTGCAGGTCATGGTGGAAGCGGCCCGTATCGTGCGCACCATGGTCCCGTGA
- a CDS encoding SRPBCC family protein produces MTESSRSQRRRRRRNPSVAPPAASRPLVQGVAYTGARFFRVPPRQVYGMVARLDRLPRWSGVWMWAEVVERKSQGVTVRLRGYLAGIPVESVIRATLVPHTRVTWQQAYGTFLEYSGSFQVEAAEEGALLRYGVELNPGIPFLFPEAVHQILVQEVEHTLNRLKWSAERDILSEELRLQRGRGQTQDPEDGSPENASEA; encoded by the coding sequence GTGACGGAATCCAGCAGATCCCAACGCCGTCGTCGGCGGAGGAATCCGTCCGTCGCTCCGCCTGCAGCATCCCGGCCTCTTGTTCAGGGGGTTGCGTACACGGGCGCGCGTTTCTTCCGGGTCCCCCCCCGGCAGGTGTACGGGATGGTGGCCCGGCTGGACCGCCTGCCGCGGTGGAGCGGGGTATGGATGTGGGCGGAGGTCGTGGAGCGTAAATCCCAGGGGGTCACCGTGCGCCTGCGGGGGTATCTCGCGGGGATTCCCGTGGAATCCGTGATCCGGGCTACCCTGGTCCCGCACACCCGGGTGACCTGGCAGCAGGCGTACGGGACCTTCCTGGAGTACTCGGGGAGCTTCCAAGTGGAGGCGGCGGAGGAAGGCGCTCTCCTCCGCTACGGGGTAGAACTGAACCCCGGGATTCCCTTCCTCTTCCCTGAGGCGGTTCACCAGATCCTGGTCCAGGAGGTGGAGCACACCCTGAACCGCCTGAAGTGGAGCGCGGAGCGGGACATCCTGAGCGAGGAGCTTCGGCTCCAGCGGGGACGGGGGCAGACTCAGGATCCGGAGGACGGGAGCCCTGAGAACGCGTCCGAGGCGTGA